A window of the Rhodoferax sp. GW822-FHT02A01 genome harbors these coding sequences:
- a CDS encoding XrtA/PEP-CTERM system-associated ATPase codes for MYEEYYGLSGKPFQLNPDPAFYFASKQHRRASAYLKYGVQRNEGFIVITGDVGAGKTTIVRGLLATLEEGNVLAANLVTTQLDADDTLRMVGAAFGVRVKDVSKADLLMSLEAFFVNQVTEGKRCLLIVDEAQNLTPKAVEELRMLSNFQFGQQALLQTFLVGQPEFRTILRSPSMQQLRQRVTATCHLGPMDLEETQGYIEHRLHCVGAKDRPSFDAEAYKGIFEASGGIPRRINQICDRLLLSGYLASKDAFGIAEVNEVVGELQEEYAAPFVAGATDRNDGDSILPVESGQSAVDIDIGKLQLKPALGEELSRRIGGLGGEQLDARMRRLERSVLHLERINLEVLVLLQKLVTALAKPKEPGEP; via the coding sequence ATGTATGAAGAGTATTACGGGTTAAGCGGCAAGCCATTTCAGCTCAATCCTGATCCGGCCTTTTATTTCGCCAGCAAGCAGCACCGTCGCGCAAGCGCCTATCTCAAGTATGGCGTGCAGCGCAACGAGGGCTTCATCGTCATCACGGGAGACGTGGGTGCGGGCAAGACGACCATCGTGCGCGGCCTGTTGGCCACGCTGGAGGAGGGCAACGTGCTCGCCGCCAATCTGGTCACCACGCAGCTGGATGCCGACGATACCTTGCGCATGGTGGGTGCTGCATTTGGCGTACGCGTCAAGGACGTTTCCAAGGCGGACCTGCTCATGTCGCTGGAGGCGTTCTTCGTCAACCAGGTCACCGAAGGTAAGCGCTGCCTGTTGATCGTGGACGAGGCGCAGAACCTCACGCCCAAGGCGGTGGAGGAGTTGCGCATGCTCTCCAACTTCCAGTTCGGCCAGCAGGCTCTGCTGCAGACCTTCCTGGTGGGCCAGCCCGAGTTCCGCACCATCTTGCGCAGCCCTTCCATGCAGCAGCTGCGTCAACGCGTGACGGCTACCTGTCACCTCGGGCCCATGGACCTCGAAGAGACCCAGGGCTATATCGAGCATCGCCTGCATTGCGTGGGTGCCAAGGATCGCCCCAGCTTTGATGCAGAGGCCTACAAAGGCATCTTTGAAGCGTCCGGCGGCATTCCCCGGCGCATCAATCAGATCTGCGACCGTCTGCTGCTGTCGGGATATCTGGCCAGCAAGGATGCCTTTGGCATAGCCGAGGTCAACGAAGTGGTGGGCGAGCTGCAGGAAGAATATGCAGCCCCCTTCGTCGCCGGCGCAACCGACAGGAACGATGGTGATTCGATTCTGCCGGTGGAGAGCGGGCAGAGCGCGGTGGACATCGACATCGGCAAATTGCAACTCAAGCCGGCACTGGGCGAGGAGCTCTCGCGCCGGATCGGTGGCCTGGGCGGAGAGCAACTGGACGCGCGCATGCGCAGGCTGGAGCGCAGCGTGCTGCATCTGGAGCGTATCAATCTGGAAGTGCTGGTGCTATTGCAGAAACTCGTAACAGCGCTGGCCAAACCCAAGGAGCCTGGCGAGCCATGA
- a CDS encoding TIGR03016 family PEP-CTERM system-associated outer membrane protein — MATGMGMGMGMVSKPAPKAHVLRVLLPWGLACLSPLASAQVTDDAATPGPKPAVSMVPRVSVTETWTDNVSLSSAKKADQVTEISPGLRVDVNKARLKGFLDYTLTGATYAQSSSPSRTTNALASNMTLEAVDNTFFIDASGSISQQAISAFGTQSTSTSSVNSNSTEVSTYRVSPYVQGSFAGAVNYLGRYSRTVTSGGSSGDVATNDASFGLKGGNGQRYLGWSADVTHQDVSYSAGRSTDNDTAVLGLNYAITPQVNVSVEAGSESNNFTSLDRQTNSLTGFGFSWTPSEVTKLSASARHHAYGDTYQVSFDRRTSRTIWHFSDTKDITQTPNQNGTVSVGTAYDLYYAQFATVVPDPVARAQFVTAFLQSYGIPLGATVGMGFTASSLTMQHRQEASFALLGVRDTITFVATQSESNRFDALTTAVDDFSTATLVRQTGLSVNLAHRLTPDYSLALLLSQVATTGSVSSQSNTLRSVNLSLTGKVGLRSNVTLGFRHSESDSSLIPYSETAVTGTFKLQF, encoded by the coding sequence ATGGCTACGGGTATGGGTATGGGTATGGGTATGGTCAGCAAACCGGCACCTAAAGCACATGTGCTGCGCGTATTGCTGCCATGGGGGCTCGCCTGCCTGTCGCCTCTCGCTTCGGCACAGGTAACGGACGACGCGGCAACACCCGGCCCCAAACCCGCTGTGAGCATGGTGCCCCGTGTTTCGGTGACAGAAACCTGGACCGATAATGTAAGCCTGAGCAGCGCCAAGAAGGCGGATCAGGTCACCGAAATCAGTCCCGGACTACGTGTCGATGTGAACAAGGCCCGACTCAAGGGCTTTCTTGATTACACACTGACTGGAGCGACCTACGCGCAGTCCAGTTCCCCCAGTCGCACCACCAACGCTCTGGCGTCCAACATGACGCTGGAGGCCGTGGACAACACGTTCTTCATCGATGCCAGCGGCTCCATCAGCCAGCAGGCAATCTCGGCATTTGGCACGCAGTCGACCAGCACCAGCTCGGTCAACTCCAACAGCACCGAAGTTTCCACCTACCGTGTATCACCTTATGTGCAGGGCAGCTTCGCGGGCGCGGTCAATTATCTGGGCCGCTACAGCCGCACCGTCACCAGCGGCGGTTCCTCGGGCGATGTCGCCACCAATGATGCGTCATTTGGATTGAAGGGTGGGAATGGTCAGAGGTACCTGGGCTGGTCTGCCGATGTCACGCACCAAGATGTCAGCTACAGCGCGGGCAGGTCGACCGACAACGACACTGCCGTCCTGGGCCTCAACTATGCCATCACGCCGCAGGTCAATGTCTCGGTCGAGGCAGGTTCTGAATCCAACAACTTCACCAGCCTGGACAGACAAACCAATTCACTGACAGGATTCGGTTTCTCCTGGACACCGTCCGAGGTGACCAAGTTGTCCGCCAGTGCGCGTCATCACGCCTATGGCGATACCTACCAGGTGAGTTTTGACCGCCGCACCAGCCGCACCATCTGGCATTTTTCCGATACCAAGGACATTACCCAGACTCCCAATCAGAACGGTACCGTCTCCGTGGGCACGGCGTATGACCTGTATTACGCGCAGTTTGCCACCGTCGTGCCGGATCCTGTGGCTCGTGCGCAGTTTGTTACTGCCTTCTTGCAGTCCTACGGTATTCCTCTGGGGGCAACGGTTGGCATGGGCTTTACCGCTTCGTCGCTCACCATGCAGCATCGTCAGGAGGCCTCTTTTGCACTGCTGGGTGTGCGCGACACCATTACATTTGTCGCAACACAGTCAGAGAGCAACCGTTTTGATGCGCTCACGACGGCCGTTGATGATTTTTCCACCGCAACGCTGGTACGTCAGACTGGTCTGAGCGTAAATCTTGCCCATCGGCTTACACCGGATTACTCCCTGGCACTTCTGCTTTCGCAGGTGGCCACCACCGGATCGGTGAGCTCCCAGTCCAACACGTTGCGTTCAGTGAACCTGAGTCTGACCGGCAAGGTCGGCCTTCGGTCCAACGTGACACTGGGCTTTCGTCATTCGGAGTCAGACAGCAGTCTGATTCCATATTCAGAAACCGCTGTCACTGGCACCTTCAAACTGCAGTTCTAA
- a CDS encoding XrtA-associated tyrosine autokinase, which yields MSSLIEKAAQRLEQLKRAGAEVPAASPAAVAAAVAAGAVPPPVATTQPAAEAATAPVSYSRSVEIDLDTLAAAGIVSPHAPRSLIADQFRVIKRPLLANAVGKGATPIANGNLIMVTSALPGEGKSFTAINLAMSIATELDYTVMLVDADVARPSVLNRLGLEPSPGLLDLVVNGSFDLSSVLLKTNIEKLTLLPSGTPHPRATELLASDSMTRLLEDIGSRYSDRIIIFDSPPLLLTTESRVLATHMGQIVMVVKADSTLRSDVRSALSTIEDCPVKFVLLNQATTPFKDGYGYGYGYGYGYGYGQQTGT from the coding sequence ATGAGTAGCCTGATCGAAAAAGCCGCACAGCGCCTGGAACAACTCAAGCGTGCAGGCGCAGAGGTTCCAGCAGCATCTCCCGCAGCGGTTGCTGCTGCCGTCGCTGCCGGAGCGGTGCCGCCGCCTGTGGCAACAACACAGCCGGCTGCAGAAGCCGCGACAGCGCCTGTCAGTTATTCGCGCAGTGTGGAGATTGACCTGGACACGCTGGCAGCGGCGGGCATCGTCAGTCCGCATGCGCCCAGGTCGTTGATAGCGGACCAATTCCGGGTCATCAAGCGTCCTCTGCTTGCCAATGCGGTAGGCAAGGGGGCCACACCGATTGCCAATGGAAACCTGATCATGGTGACCAGCGCCCTGCCGGGCGAAGGTAAGAGTTTTACCGCCATCAATCTGGCGATGAGCATTGCCACCGAGCTGGATTACACAGTGATGCTGGTGGATGCAGACGTAGCCAGACCGTCGGTGTTGAACCGATTGGGGCTGGAGCCCAGTCCCGGCTTGCTGGACCTTGTCGTGAACGGTTCGTTTGATCTGTCCAGTGTGCTGCTCAAGACCAATATCGAGAAGCTCACCCTGCTGCCCAGCGGTACGCCTCATCCCAGGGCGACTGAACTGCTGGCCAGCGACTCCATGACGCGCCTGCTGGAAGATATTGGCAGCCGCTATTCAGACCGCATCATCATTTTTGACTCACCTCCTTTGCTGTTGACAACGGAGTCACGGGTGCTGGCCACCCACATGGGACAGATCGTGATGGTCGTCAAGGCCGATTCCACCTTGCGCTCGGATGTACGCAGCGCGCTGAGCACCATAGAAGATTGCCCGGTGAAGTTCGTGCTCCTGAACCAGGCGACAACCCCGTTCAAAGACGGCTATGGATATGGCTACGGGTATGGGTATGGGTATGGGTATGGTCAGCAAACCGGCACCTAA
- a CDS encoding XrtA system polysaccharide chain length determinant codes for MWRHRWAALAVAWIVAILGAGAVVAVPDKYEATARIFVDTQSILKPLMSGLAVQPNVEQQVTMLSRTLISRPNVEKLIRMADLDLGTKSKEAQEALIDELTKALEIKSVGRDNLYALSYRDSSPDKAKRVVQSLVSIFVESSLGDSRKDSEVAKKFIDEQIKAYETKLEEAETRLKEFKLRNIDMQTGDGKGVVEQIGAIGDQLSQARLELREAENARDSAKRQLEQERASYSRSLSQDTSPTVATPEIDARIDAQKRNLDALLQKYTDKHPDVTGARRMIQELEEMKRKEVAELRKAALANPGSPAAASPAQQEMSRLLANAEVQVASLRARVGEYSARYERARQLMKSAPQIEAEFAQLNRDYDINKKNYNDMVARRESAALSGDLDNAAGVADFRLIDPPRTSPKPVAPNRLILLPMALAAAIAAGLGVAFLLSQIRAVFFDPRSLTEMTGLPLLGTVSLNLDEAGLAKRKADLKKFAGAFGVLLLVYAIGMALIIFLSGRAG; via the coding sequence ATGTGGAGACACAGGTGGGCGGCGTTGGCGGTCGCCTGGATCGTGGCGATCCTTGGCGCAGGTGCAGTAGTTGCTGTTCCCGACAAATATGAGGCGACAGCGCGCATATTTGTAGATACCCAGTCCATTCTCAAACCACTGATGTCCGGCCTGGCGGTGCAGCCCAATGTGGAACAGCAAGTCACGATGCTGAGCCGCACATTGATCAGCCGCCCCAATGTGGAAAAGCTCATCCGCATGGCGGACCTGGATCTGGGAACCAAGTCCAAGGAGGCGCAGGAAGCGCTGATTGACGAACTCACCAAGGCGCTTGAAATCAAGTCGGTGGGGCGAGACAACCTCTACGCTCTGTCCTACAGAGACTCCAGTCCGGACAAGGCCAAACGGGTTGTCCAGTCACTGGTGTCCATCTTTGTGGAGTCGAGCCTTGGCGATAGTCGCAAGGATTCCGAGGTCGCCAAGAAGTTCATCGATGAGCAGATCAAGGCTTATGAGACCAAGCTGGAAGAGGCCGAGACCCGTCTGAAAGAGTTCAAGCTTCGCAACATCGATATGCAGACTGGCGATGGCAAGGGTGTGGTCGAGCAGATCGGCGCCATCGGAGATCAGCTGAGCCAGGCGCGTCTGGAGCTGCGCGAGGCTGAGAACGCCAGGGATTCGGCCAAACGCCAGTTGGAGCAGGAGCGTGCTTCGTATTCACGCAGCCTGTCGCAAGACACTTCGCCCACGGTTGCGACTCCCGAGATTGATGCCCGTATAGATGCCCAGAAACGCAATCTGGATGCCTTGCTGCAAAAGTACACCGACAAGCACCCCGACGTCACCGGCGCGCGCCGCATGATCCAGGAACTTGAAGAAATGAAGCGCAAGGAAGTTGCCGAATTGCGCAAGGCGGCTTTGGCCAACCCAGGTTCACCCGCCGCCGCCAGCCCGGCGCAGCAGGAAATGAGCCGCCTTTTGGCCAATGCCGAAGTGCAGGTCGCGTCGCTTCGCGCCCGCGTTGGCGAATATTCCGCAAGGTATGAGCGTGCCCGCCAATTGATGAAGAGTGCTCCGCAGATTGAGGCCGAGTTTGCACAGCTCAACCGCGACTACGACATCAACAAGAAGAACTACAACGACATGGTGGCACGCCGCGAGTCGGCGGCGCTTTCCGGCGACTTGGACAATGCGGCCGGGGTGGCTGATTTCCGCCTCATCGATCCGCCGCGCACTTCGCCCAAGCCGGTTGCTCCCAACCGCCTGATCCTGTTGCCCATGGCGCTGGCAGCCGCCATTGCGGCGGGCCTTGGAGTCGCCTTCTTGCTGAGTCAGATACGGGCGGTGTTCTTTGATCCGCGCTCTCTGACTGAAATGACCGGACTGCCGCTGCTGGGAACGGTATCGCTCAATCTGGATGAAGCCGGCCTGGCAAAGAGGAAGGCGGACCTCAAGAAGTTTGCAGGTGCGTTTGGTGTGCTGTTGCTCGTATATGCCATTGGCATGGCCTTAATAATCTTTTTGTCTGGGCGGGCGGGATGA
- a CDS encoding XrtA/PEP-CTERM system exopolysaccharide export protein produces the protein MVTACASNSVSLNEAPVTASSQDYNYLVGPGDTLNIIVWRNPELSLSVPVRPDGKVSTPLVDELVAQGKTSIEIAREVETELGKFVRDPVVTVIVTSFVGPYSEQIRVIGEAAKPQALPYKQKMTVLDVMIAVGGLTDFADGNAASITRASEGGKRYSVRLKDLLKRGDISANVEMRPGDILTIPQGWF, from the coding sequence TTGGTTACTGCGTGTGCCAGCAATAGCGTCAGCCTTAACGAGGCACCAGTTACAGCCTCTTCGCAGGACTACAACTACCTCGTAGGTCCGGGCGATACTCTTAATATTATTGTGTGGCGCAATCCGGAGCTCTCGCTTTCCGTGCCTGTGCGTCCTGATGGCAAAGTGTCCACCCCACTGGTTGACGAATTGGTTGCTCAAGGCAAGACCTCCATTGAAATTGCGCGTGAAGTCGAAACCGAATTGGGTAAATTCGTGCGGGACCCTGTTGTCACCGTCATCGTCACCAGTTTCGTCGGTCCGTACAGTGAACAGATTCGCGTCATTGGCGAGGCCGCCAAGCCACAGGCCCTTCCTTACAAGCAAAAGATGACAGTGCTGGATGTCATGATTGCTGTGGGTGGTTTGACCGATTTTGCAGACGGCAATGCGGCTTCCATCACCCGTGCCTCGGAAGGTGGCAAGCGCTATTCCGTGCGTCTGAAGGATCTGCTCAAGCGTGGTGACATTTCTGCAAATGTTGAAATGCGTCCGGGCGATATTCTGACCATTCCGCAAGGTTGGTTCTGA
- a CDS encoding low molecular weight protein-tyrosine-phosphatase — translation MTKLLFVCTANICRSPMALVVAQKMARDLGVGRKLQIDSAGTHAPSPAQRTDPRAIAALERRGYSAKRQRSSRIASSHFTDADLVLAMDNQNMAALQKICPAEHAHKLRLLLSFASECDRTEVPDPYHSNAQAFDLVLDLCEAAIGALLRHYTL, via the coding sequence ATGACAAAACTATTGTTCGTTTGCACGGCCAACATATGCAGATCCCCAATGGCACTCGTCGTTGCGCAGAAGATGGCACGTGATCTGGGCGTTGGCAGAAAGTTGCAAATCGATTCGGCCGGCACCCACGCACCCTCGCCCGCGCAGCGCACCGACCCGCGCGCCATTGCGGCGCTGGAGCGCCGCGGCTACAGCGCCAAACGCCAGCGCTCCAGCCGCATTGCGAGCAGTCACTTCACCGATGCCGATCTGGTGCTGGCCATGGACAACCAGAACATGGCAGCCCTCCAGAAAATCTGCCCGGCCGAGCACGCGCACAAGCTACGGTTGCTTTTGAGCTTTGCCTCCGAATGCGATCGAACCGAAGTACCCGACCCCTATCACAGCAATGCACAGGCCTTTGATCTGGTGCTTGACCTCTGCGAGGCAGCTATCGGCGCATTGCTGCGGCACTACACTTTGTAA
- a CDS encoding NAD-dependent epimerase encodes MKILVTGVAGFIGAATALRLLARGDTVVGIDNLNDYYDPSLKLSRLALLDRHPGFRFMKMDLADREEIAGLFAKEKFERVVHLGGQAGVRYSLQNPHAYVDSNLVGFVNVLEACRNNAIEHLVYASSSSVYGGNTKMPFSEADNVDHPVSLYAATKKANELMAHTYSHLFGVPTTGLRFFTVYGPWSRPDMASILFTKAILAGDPIKVFNYGDMRRDFTYIDDIVEGVVRVLDKVATSSESTAPYRVFNIGNHQPVPLLDFIACLESALGLQANKELLPMQDGDVPATYADTQALNDWVGFAPATPIDKGVRSFVDWYRSYYKV; translated from the coding sequence ATGAAAATACTTGTAACTGGCGTGGCTGGCTTTATTGGGGCGGCTACTGCCCTTCGTCTTCTTGCCCGGGGCGACACTGTCGTCGGGATAGACAACCTCAATGACTATTATGACCCAAGCCTGAAACTGAGTCGCCTGGCGCTGCTGGACCGACACCCGGGTTTTCGCTTCATGAAGATGGACCTCGCCGACAGGGAAGAAATCGCGGGGCTTTTCGCGAAGGAAAAGTTCGAACGCGTCGTGCATCTTGGCGGGCAGGCCGGAGTACGCTATTCGTTGCAAAACCCCCATGCCTACGTAGACAGCAACCTCGTGGGGTTTGTGAATGTGCTGGAGGCCTGTCGCAACAACGCCATCGAACACCTTGTGTACGCTTCCAGCTCCAGTGTGTATGGCGGCAATACCAAGATGCCGTTCTCGGAAGCGGACAATGTGGACCATCCGGTCAGTTTGTACGCCGCCACCAAGAAGGCCAACGAGTTGATGGCCCATACCTATAGCCATCTGTTTGGAGTGCCGACGACGGGGTTGCGGTTTTTCACCGTATATGGACCCTGGAGCAGGCCGGATATGGCATCCATCCTGTTTACCAAGGCCATTTTGGCCGGCGACCCTATCAAAGTCTTCAATTACGGAGACATGCGGCGCGATTTCACGTACATAGATGACATTGTTGAAGGGGTTGTCCGGGTATTGGACAAGGTGGCAACGTCTTCGGAAAGCACGGCTCCCTATCGCGTCTTCAATATTGGCAACCACCAACCAGTGCCGCTGCTGGACTTTATTGCATGCCTAGAGTCGGCTCTCGGCTTGCAGGCCAACAAGGAATTGCTGCCCATGCAGGATGGCGATGTTCCGGCTACATATGCCGATACCCAGGCGTTGAATGACTGGGTGGGCTTTGCTCCCGCGACCCCGATCGACAAAGGTGTGCGAAGCTTTGTGGATTGGTATCGCAGCTATTACAAAGTGTAG
- a CDS encoding PEP-CTERM sorting domain-containing protein yields MIKVKRSLFAAAALGLALISSGAQAAYSSFWFDPDGAGAAAAIKVVGSTGFTLGSDPVTVTDIFSGGGNFTFSQTGLVGVSYNHTLVGWLDVVGSGVGTQNGSFTYTAGTVTFLNVAQTATLATYAITGGGGLLADLTPKALTSIVVDANQSTITSGYFFQDVGGVKGADFSSFETGKPVFALSHTDFSSPTVTPIIDGQVIGATITGNSAGQFYLEIPEPESLALMGLGLVALVASRRRKAAK; encoded by the coding sequence ATGATCAAGGTAAAACGTTCACTCTTCGCTGCCGCTGCGCTAGGCCTGGCCTTGATTAGCTCCGGCGCTCAAGCTGCATATTCTTCTTTCTGGTTTGATCCGGATGGCGCGGGTGCTGCAGCTGCTATTAAGGTTGTTGGTAGCACTGGCTTTACGCTTGGTAGCGACCCAGTAACAGTGACAGACATATTCTCTGGGGGCGGCAACTTTACCTTTAGCCAGACTGGGCTCGTAGGCGTCTCTTACAATCACACTTTGGTTGGATGGCTTGACGTTGTGGGATCGGGCGTTGGTACACAAAACGGATCTTTCACCTATACCGCTGGAACCGTAACATTTTTGAATGTTGCACAAACAGCCACGCTGGCTACCTATGCCATCACGGGTGGCGGTGGTCTGCTTGCCGATTTGACTCCTAAGGCGCTTACCTCGATTGTTGTGGACGCAAATCAGTCAACCATTACCTCGGGTTATTTTTTCCAGGATGTTGGCGGTGTGAAAGGTGCTGACTTTTCCTCCTTCGAGACTGGAAAGCCTGTATTTGCACTTTCCCATACCGACTTCTCAAGTCCTACTGTGACCCCCATTATTGATGGTCAGGTTATCGGCGCCACCATAACTGGCAACAGTGCAGGTCAGTTCTACTTGGAAATCCCTGAGCCAGAAAGCCTGGCCCTGATGGGTCTGGGTCTGGTGGCTCTGGTTGCATCGCGTCGCCGCAAAGCAGCCAAGTAA
- a CDS encoding FAD-binding protein, with product MNSSHSTGAIQTTNVTGRDFPAGAIHRPTTTQEVIALVNQSRVAKRALYPVSTGFNWGYGSRAPAKADCDLVDLSGMNRILNADEISLSNPVAVLEPGVTQGQLYDFLQKHCPELTFNVSGSARDTSILGNALDRGVGYFGPRKEDVFGLEVVCGSGKLLKTGFRRLGEDSPLAHSHPFGLGPMLDGLFFQGNYGIVTSACFRLTPRRPKEVAVSLALYDSARLGEFIDELAHLKREGLLVSVTHIANRARTHSSMMYGMCTYLEKECHLPPAEAYAAAEKAISLVAPNEWASLGAVTGNKGQVTAALREIKSRMGKLARVTVVSNGLLDLGYAVMNTLRFIPQARALAASISALRPLHNLSVGVPTNVAIDNLLWKYGHSDWGTEKLDETNCGLMFISPALPSNGKVVAKLLTGMNAVAAKFGHVLYMTVNIETSMSLVAVINILFDRSKPESVKVAHECADALLLHIHEQKLSVYRARSDAMPDIVSRDPAYWEIVRGLKSELDPDNIIAPGRYNLAD from the coding sequence ATGAATTCATCGCATTCCACGGGCGCCATTCAAACCACCAATGTAACCGGACGGGATTTTCCGGCAGGTGCAATTCATAGACCCACTACTACCCAGGAAGTCATTGCTCTGGTCAATCAGTCCCGTGTTGCGAAACGTGCCTTGTACCCGGTGTCGACTGGCTTCAATTGGGGTTACGGATCTCGCGCTCCTGCAAAGGCGGACTGTGATCTGGTCGACCTGAGTGGAATGAACCGCATATTGAATGCCGATGAAATTTCCCTATCCAATCCTGTTGCCGTTCTGGAGCCGGGCGTCACACAGGGGCAGCTTTATGATTTCCTGCAAAAGCATTGCCCGGAATTGACCTTCAATGTCTCCGGCTCCGCACGCGACACAAGCATTCTGGGCAATGCGCTAGACCGCGGTGTAGGTTATTTCGGACCACGCAAGGAAGACGTATTTGGCCTGGAAGTGGTTTGTGGTTCCGGCAAGTTGTTGAAGACCGGTTTTCGGCGCCTCGGTGAAGATTCACCTCTGGCCCACAGCCACCCCTTCGGCCTGGGCCCCATGCTCGACGGTTTGTTCTTTCAGGGCAATTACGGCATTGTCACCAGTGCCTGCTTCCGGCTGACTCCCCGCCGTCCCAAAGAGGTCGCTGTTTCCTTGGCACTTTATGACAGTGCGCGACTGGGTGAATTCATTGATGAGTTGGCACACCTCAAGCGCGAGGGTCTGTTGGTTTCTGTAACCCATATAGCCAATCGCGCGCGCACGCACTCATCCATGATGTACGGCATGTGTACTTATCTGGAGAAGGAATGCCACCTTCCTCCGGCCGAGGCCTACGCAGCGGCAGAGAAGGCCATCAGTCTGGTGGCTCCCAATGAATGGGCCAGCCTGGGCGCGGTCACAGGCAACAAGGGCCAGGTCACTGCAGCACTTCGTGAAATCAAGTCCCGCATGGGCAAACTTGCCCGGGTCACCGTAGTCAGCAACGGCTTACTGGATCTGGGGTATGCAGTGATGAATACCTTGCGCTTCATTCCACAGGCGCGTGCGTTGGCAGCGTCCATCTCCGCGCTGCGACCGTTGCACAACCTCTCGGTGGGCGTACCAACCAATGTGGCGATTGACAACCTCTTGTGGAAGTACGGCCACAGCGACTGGGGCACCGAAAAGCTGGACGAAACCAATTGCGGCCTGATGTTCATATCACCGGCCCTCCCCTCCAATGGAAAGGTAGTTGCCAAACTGTTGACCGGTATGAATGCCGTTGCTGCCAAATTCGGTCACGTGCTGTATATGACCGTGAACATCGAAACATCCATGTCACTTGTGGCGGTTATCAATATCCTATTTGACCGTAGCAAACCTGAGTCGGTGAAGGTAGCACATGAGTGCGCCGATGCCTTGTTGCTGCACATCCATGAACAAAAGCTCTCGGTGTATCGCGCACGATCGGACGCCATGCCGGATATCGTCTCCCGTGACCCCGCCTATTGGGAGATCGTCAGAGGACTGAAAAGCGAGCTGGACCCGGACAACATCATTGCTCCAGGCCGGTACAACTTGGCAGATTAA